CGATGCCCTCTTTGACCTGCCGGACGGAACGGAGATCCTCTATGTCAATGATCTGAAAGAGACGGTGCACGAAGCCATCGCGTCTCTTCGGGAGATTGGGGTGGACCATCTGCACTTTTACCCGTACTATCCGGGGAAGCGCTCCGTAAAGCAGATCCCCCTTGCGGTGACACCGGGGGAAGTGGAGAAGGTGCCGGACTTCGTAACACGCACCATCAACATCAAACCCCGCCTGATTGACATGGCAACGATGATCGATCTGTTGAACCGGCTCGATCTCCTTGAAGAGAAGCACAGGGATGTGTCGGTTCGTTATCTGCAGCGGATGATCCAGCTGAACCGCAGGGTCGCACAGATGTCCCAGCACTCCAAGAAAGTGGCGGATCACCTGCAGGAAGTGGTGAACGGGGTCCATGACGGGATTCTCGCCATCAATGAACAGGGCATCGTGACCGTCTTCAACGGCATCCTCGAACGGATTTTGCAACTGGACGGCAAGCGGGCCGTCGGGCGGAATGTCCGCGACATCATTACCGATGAGGGGCTCTATCAGTTCATTGCCGAGGACCGGATTGAAGAAGGGAGCCGTTTTTTTACACTCAATGAGACGGATGTAATGGTGCACGCCATGCATCTCGATGTGAACAAAACGACGGTCATCACGTTTAAGAACGTCGGAGAGACCCTTGAGATTGAGAAAAAACGCCGCAGGGATCTGAAGAAAAAGGGCCATTACGCCAAATTTTCTTTCCGGGATATCGTCGGCAATCACCCTGAGCTTGTGGAGACGAAGCGGATCGCGAATAAGCTCGCCCAGTCTGAATTGACGATTCTCATCGAAGGAGAGAGCGGGACCGGAAAGGAGCTGTTCGCAAGCTCCATTCATAACGCCTCTCCACGAAAAGAAGGGCCCTTCCTTGCGGTGAACTTCAGTGCATTACCGGAAGATCTGGTGGAAAGCGAGCTCTTCGGCTATGAAGACGGGGCCTTTACCGGTGCGAAAAAGGGCGGGAAGAAAGGGCTCTTTGAACAGGCGGACGGCGGCACTCTCTTTCTTGACGAAATCGGTGACATCAGTATGAAAGTGCAGGCGAGGCTGTTGCGGGTCCTGCAGGAAAAGGAGCTTCTCCGGGTCGGGGGCTCGGAGATCCTGCCTGTCGATGTGCGGGTTATTGCTGCGACGAACAAGGATCTGTTAAAGCTCATTGATGAGAAGGCCTTTCGCGACGATCTCTACCACCGCCTGAAGGTGCTGTTTTTGCATTTGCCGGCACTGAGGAGACGAAAGTCCGATGTGAAAGAGCTGATTCACTACTTCACCCATCAGGCTGGGAGGGGGGATACAGTCATCCCCGAGGACGTCATACAGAGACTGACGGACTACGACTGGTACGGCAACATTCGTGAGCTGAAGAACACCATCGACTATATGCTCACCGTATCTGACGGGAATACCCTGACCCTGCAGGACATTCCGAACGAATCTTTCTTTTCACGGCCGAAGACGTCCGGCATGCAGGTGACAACCGGTTCAACGGGAAGGCCGAACGTCAGGTCAGGTCCGATCGGAGACAGTCTCCTGGAAGAGGAGCGCCTCGTTTTGATTCTCTCTTTAATTCAGGAGCTGCAGGAGGAAGGAATGCCGGCCGGAGCCGGAGCCGTGAGGGACAGGCTGAAGGTTTATGATCAGCATGACCTCTCCCCGCACCTCGTCCGAAAGCAGATGAAGCTCCTCGAGGCGCACGGTCTCGTGCAAAATTTCCGGGGACGCACGGGCGCAAAGATCACCCGTGAAGGGGAAGCGTATCTCGAACGGGCTGATTAACACGCCGGGGTGCCTGTTTTCAGTGACGATCACAAAACACGTATCAAAAAAAGACCGTTCCCTGTTTTTGAGGGAGCGGTCTTTGTTGTAGTCTAGACTTCTTCGAAGGTGCCGGACAGGCGCCGGATACCGTCTTTTTTGAGCCATTTTCCTTTGGCCATCACCCCGTTCAGGGTGAGGGTTTTTGGATCCATGAGAAGTACGTCGGCATCGAGTCCTTCTTTCAATCGTCCTTTTTGCATCAGTTTCAGGACCCGGGCGGGATTTTCCGTTGCGGGTTTTAATGCGTCCGTGACAGACAGCCCTTCACTTTGAACGGCATCCCGGACCTCGTCAAGGAGGCTTTGAATCTGTCCGACGCCAAGCCCGATGAAGTTGCGCTCGTTATCGAAGCGGGGGAGGCTTCCCTGAGCGTCGGAGGTAAAGGTGATCTGACTAATGGGTACGTCTGCGTCGAGGGCGCGCTTTAAACAGCGGCTGCTTCTCAGTTCGGGCTGATCCGAATCGATGCTGCTCGTCGTAAAATCGATGACACCGCCTTCTTTCGCGTACCGGAATCCTTCATTCAGAAGCGCCTCGGTGCGGTTAATATGTGTGGGCCAAAACTGGGATCTCGGGATATCCGTTTCCCCTATTGCCTCTTCGATGAGGCTCAGCATCCCTTTGCCGTCACCGATATGGACGTTGACAACGCCGCCTTTCCCAGAGAGGATGCCGCCGATGCGGGACTCACTTGCGAGACGGGCGAGCTCCTGGGCTGTGGGTTGTGAGGAGCGGTGGTCGGCGATGGCGATTTCGCCGGTACCGATGATCTCCTGAATGAGCATGATGTCATCCTGGATACTGCCGGTGAGCGTTCGGACAGGGACGTGATAGTTGCCGCTCTGGCAGTAACAGCTGATCCCTTCTTCGGTGAGCCCCTTCGCTTTGGCGACGAGGCTTGTCATTGTCCTGGTCGTGCCGTCGGTGCCGATGACGCCGACAACGGTCGTGACACCGGCGTCGATGCAGGCAGAGAGCATGAGTTCAGGGGTGCGGGTGTGGAAACTCCCTTCCCCGCCCCCGCCGGTAATATGCACATGGCCATCGATGAGGCCCGGTGTGAGCCATTGCCCCGTTGCATCGACGACTTCGAGAAGCTCCTGATCAGCGTCGATATGGAGGTTCTCTCCAATC
This genomic window from [Bacillus] selenitireducens MLS10 contains:
- a CDS encoding sigma-54 interaction domain-containing protein → MDGIALVTGSKETKETLADQLEELVGDFVPIDSYAVEEDAVPLLTDKLVVFSSTIVKEETRSSMGEGCTHLVASRVVNFHALDALFDLPDGTEILYVNDLKETVHEAIASLREIGVDHLHFYPYYPGKRSVKQIPLAVTPGEVEKVPDFVTRTINIKPRLIDMATMIDLLNRLDLLEEKHRDVSVRYLQRMIQLNRRVAQMSQHSKKVADHLQEVVNGVHDGILAINEQGIVTVFNGILERILQLDGKRAVGRNVRDIITDEGLYQFIAEDRIEEGSRFFTLNETDVMVHAMHLDVNKTTVITFKNVGETLEIEKKRRRDLKKKGHYAKFSFRDIVGNHPELVETKRIANKLAQSELTILIEGESGTGKELFASSIHNASPRKEGPFLAVNFSALPEDLVESELFGYEDGAFTGAKKGGKKGLFEQADGGTLFLDEIGDISMKVQARLLRVLQEKELLRVGGSEILPVDVRVIAATNKDLLKLIDEKAFRDDLYHRLKVLFLHLPALRRRKSDVKELIHYFTHQAGRGDTVIPEDVIQRLTDYDWYGNIRELKNTIDYMLTVSDGNTLTLQDIPNESFFSRPKTSGMQVTTGSTGRPNVRSGPIGDSLLEEERLVLILSLIQELQEEGMPAGAGAVRDRLKVYDQHDLSPHLVRKQMKLLEAHGLVQNFRGRTGAKITREGEAYLERAD
- the iadA gene encoding beta-aspartyl-peptidase, whose protein sequence is MILLKNGEVFAPEHLGKKDILIAGGEIVKIGENLHIDADQELLEVVDATGQWLTPGLIDGHVHITGGGGEGSFHTRTPELMLSACIDAGVTTVVGVIGTDGTTRTMTSLVAKAKGLTEEGISCYCQSGNYHVPVRTLTGSIQDDIMLIQEIIGTGEIAIADHRSSQPTAQELARLASESRIGGILSGKGGVVNVHIGDGKGMLSLIEEAIGETDIPRSQFWPTHINRTEALLNEGFRYAKEGGVIDFTTSSIDSDQPELRSSRCLKRALDADVPISQITFTSDAQGSLPRFDNERNFIGLGVGQIQSLLDEVRDAVQSEGLSVTDALKPATENPARVLKLMQKGRLKEGLDADVLLMDPKTLTLNGVMAKGKWLKKDGIRRLSGTFEEV